A genome region from Oryctolagus cuniculus chromosome 20, mOryCun1.1, whole genome shotgun sequence includes the following:
- the WDR89 gene encoding WD repeat-containing protein 89 isoform X2: MEKIEEHLANLRIVKRSSETEEPTYLLGVDTSKTVHAEEGSLVAVLCSSGSIRIYDKERLNVLREFSGYPGLLNGVKFANSCNSVYSSCTDGTVKCWDARLASEKPVQLFKGYPSNVFISFDVSCDDHVICAGTEKVDDDALLVFWDARINPQDLSTTKDPLGAYSETHSDDITQVCFHPSNPHLVVSGSTDGLVNVFDISVDNEEDALVATCNSVSSVSSIGWSGRDYKQIYCMTHDEGFCWWDLNHLETDEPITRLSIQDVRENIDIKEGSLDYLIGGFYHEKMDRLFVVGGTNTGRIHLMSCTTSGLTHVSTLQGGHAATVRSFCWSVHDDSLLTGGEDAQLLLWKPAAVEKTLAKKDSLKIASSVHQRVRVHSSDSYKRRKKQ, encoded by the coding sequence ATGGAGAAGATTGAGGAGCATCTTGCCAATCTACGCATTGTTAAACGTTCCTCAGAAACTGAAGAGCCCACCTACCTGCTTGGCGTGGACACGTCGAAGACCGTCCATGCAGAAGAGGGAAGCTTGGTTGCTGTTTTGTGTTCCAGTGGATCAATCAGAATATATGACAAAGAAAGGTTAAATGTTCTACGAGAATTTAGTGGCTATCCCGGACTTCTTAATGGAGTCAAATTTGCAAATTCCTGTAATAGTGTGTATTCATCATGTACTGATGGCACTGTAAAGTGTTGGGATGCTCGCCTAGCCAGTGAGAAACCAGTTCAACTGTTCAAGGGTTACCCTTCCAATGTTTTCATCAGTTTTGACGTCAGCTGCGATGATCATGTCATTTGTGCTGGCACAGAGAAAGTCGATGATGATGCTTTGTTGGTCTTTTGGGATGCGAGGATTAATCCTCAAGACTTGTCTACCACTAAAGACCCACTGGGTGCATATTCAGAGACACACAGTGACGACATCACTCAGGTCTGCTTCCACCCCAGCAACCCCCACCTAGTAGTCTCAGGTTCGACTGATGGCCTGGTAAATGTATTTGATATCAGCGTTGATAATGAAGAGGATGCCCTGGTCGCAACCTGCAACTCAGTTTCATCAGTAAGCTCTATTGGTTGGTCGGGGAGAGACTACAAACAGATTTACTGCATGACACACGATGAAGGGTTTTGCTGGTGGGACCTTAATCATTTGGAGACTGATGAACCCATTACACGTTTGAGCATCCAGGATGTCAGAGAGAACATTGACATCAAAGAAGGTAGCTTGGACTACTTGATTGGTGGCTTCTATCATGAAAAGATGGACAGATTGTTTGTTGTCGGAGGAACGAACACAGGCAGGATTCACTTGATGAGCTGCACCACGTCAGGACTGACGCATGTGTCCACTCTACAGGGAGGGCATGCGGCCACAGTCCGATCTTTTTGCTGGAGTGTGCATGATGACTCCTTGCTGACTGGGGGAGAAGATGCACAGTTGTTACTCTGGAAACCTGCAGCTGTAGAGAAGACCCTTGCGAAGAAAGACAGCCTGAAAATCGCGTCTTCTGTGCACCAGCGAGTGCGCGTTCACAGTAGCGATTCTTacaagagaaggaaaaagcagTGA